Genomic window (Streptomyces sp. LX-29):
CGCAACCCCCGTACGGCCAGCCGGATTCCGGTCCTCTCCCCGGGCCTTTCGAAGCCCCGAGGGGCGGTACGGGTGCGCGCTCGCCGGAGCCGGCGGGCCCGCCCTGAGGCGGGCCCGACCGGCCCTCCGTCCCGCCCGCGCCCCGCCGGCATCACAGACGTACGGCATCAGGCATCACATCAGACACAGGCGCAGGCATCAGGCATCAGGCATCACAGGCGTACGGCACCGGAGTTGAGACAGCTCAGCAGCGTGCGTGCCTGCACATTGACGTAATGCCCGTGCGCCGTCAGCGAGTTGAGCTGTCCGACGGTCAGCCAGTGGTAGCCCGGCGGCTCGGCGAGCGGCGCCGTGTCCTCGTCGGCCGCCACGAACAGATAGCGGATGTCGGCGTCGAGGAACCGTCCGCCCTCCTCCGAGTGCACGGCGGCGTAGTGCGCGCTCCCCCGCTCGACCGCCGCCAGCACCGGGCCGAGGAAGCGCGGCCGATCCTCGGGCGGCAGCGGATCCCAGTTCTCCGGCGTGCACTGGACGGTCGGGGCCAGCTCGACGGTGTCCAGGAAGCCGGCCTCGACCTTGGCGTGGGCCAGCAGGTGCGGCACCTCGCCGACGCGGCGGAACAGGAAGGCCGCCACCCCGGTGCCGCGGGGTTCGACCAGGGGCTGCGACCACCCGGTGACCTCGCGGTTCCCCGCCTCGACCGCCACCCCGACGACCCGGAAGAAGCGGCCGTCGGGGCGCTCCAGGCGGCTCGCGCCCCGCGTCCAGTCCGTGACCTCGGCCAGCGGTACCAGGCGGGCCGTGACATCGTGCCGGGCCCGCTCGGCCGTGAACCAGGACAACACCTCGGTGTCGGAGTGCAGCGCCCCCGGTTCGACCACCGCCATCGGGAAGCAGGAGAGGACGGTGCGCGCGTCCATGTTGACCACGTGGTCGAGCCGTAGCAGCTCGCCGAGTTGGCCGAGCGTCAGCCAGCGGAAGTCCTCGTCGGGCGGGACCTCGTCGACAGTCTCGACCAGCATGTTCCGGTTGGACTTGCGATAGAACCAGGCGCCGTGCTCCGACTGGAGCGAGTCGGCCAGCACCCGGCCGCGGGCGGGGTCGGTGAAGTGCTCCAGGTGCTTCACCCGGGCCCCGCGGTGCACCCGCTGGTAGTTGCTGCGGGTGGCCTGCACGGTCGGCGACAGTTGGAGCAGGTTGGGGTTGCCCGGCTCCATCTTCGCCTGCATGAGGAAGTGCAGCACCCCGTCGAACTCCTTGGCGAGAATGCCGAGTATCCCCACCTCGGGTTGGTGGATGATCGGCTGCCGCCAGCCGCGGAACGGCCCCTCGTCGACCGTGACGGAGAGCCCTTCGACGGAGAAGAAGCGACCGCTGCGGTGGACGAGGTTGCCGGTGTCGGGCGCGAAGGACCAGCCGTCGAGCCGGTCCAGCGGCACCCTGCGGACGGCGAAGCGGTGGGCGCGCGCCCGTTCCGCCAGCCATCCGACGACGTCCGCGGTCCGCAGCTGGTGACCGTGGCCCGTCGCGGCCGCGGATCGGGCCAGCCGCGCGGGCAGCTCCGGCGCGGTTCGCGGGCGCAGCGCCGCGGCCGTGGTCATCCCCGGCCCCCCGCGGCCCGTTCCGCACCTGCCGGGCGGCCCGGTCCAGGGCGTCCAGCGCCGGGGCTCTCCCGCAGCGCCTCGTCCGCGAGGTGGTCCACCGTGCGGCGCAGCGCCTCGGTGAACGGGGTGTGGGGGGACCAGCCGGTGGCGGAGCGGAAGCCCGACGGGTCGATGACGACGTCGGAGAAGTCGCCGGCTTCGGAGTGGGCGGGCGGTTCCACCGACACGACGGGCACGGGCGGCTTGCCGGTGCGCCGCGCGACCAGCGCGGCCAGCTCCTCGAAGACCGGCCCCAGCGGCCGGGCCTCGCCGGTGCCGAGCAGCCAGTGCCGCCCGGCGAGCGCGTCCAGGTGGTCGACGCCGGCGGCCAGGGCGCGGGCCAGGTCGTCGATGTAGAGCAGGTCGCGCCGGACGGTGCCGTCGTGCCACATGGTGATCGCGTCCCCGGCGAGGGCCCGGCGCGCCATGGCGGAGACGACGCCCCGGTCCCGGGCGGTGGAGTGCGGCCCGTAGCCGAAGACGGTGGGCAGCCGCACGGAGGTCCCGCGCAGCACGCCGCGGGCGCTCGCGTCGAGCAGCAGCCGCTCAGCGGCGAGCTTCTGCCGGTCGTAGGCGCCGGCCGGGCGGTCCTCCTCGCTGCCGTCGAGCACCGGCTTGTCGGTGGGGCCGACCTGGGAGGCGGCGCCGGTGAACAGCACGCCGGGCGGCGGTCCCGGCTCGCGGTCGGCGAGGGCGGCGACCAGGTCCCGGACCAGGCCCACGTTGACGCGCTCGGCGGCCGGGTCGCCGTCCTCGACGCGCCAGGTGGCGGTGGCCGCGCTGTACAGGGTCGCGTGCACCACGAGGTGGGCGCCGGCCACGGCGGCGGCCATCTCGCCGGGTTCGGTGAGGTCGGCGGCGCGCACCTCGACCTCGGCGCGGGCGTCGGCCGGGACGGCGGCGGGGCGCCGGGAGACGGCCCGGATCCGCACCGGCCGGGCGGCGAGCTCGCGCAGCAGGGCCGAGCCGACGAAGCCGGTGGCACCCAGCAGGGTGATCAGCGGCGGGTTCACTGCCACAGCGCGGCCTCCACCCTCCGGCAGGTGTCGTACTCCGGGAGCAGCCCCCGCCGCTCGGCCTCGGCCAGGGTGGGCGCGGCGGTGTCGCGCGGGGACTGTGCGAGCGCGTAGCCCTGGGGGACGGGCAGGCCGAGCTTCGGGTCGAGCGGGGAGACGGCGAGCTCGTGCTCGGGGACGTACCCCTCGGACATCACGTACACGACCATCGAGTCGTCCCGGAGGGAGAGGAAGGCGTGCCCGACGCCGACCGGGAGGTACAGGGCTCGGGCCTCCTCGCCGCCGAGTTCGGTGGACTCCCACCGGCCGAAGGTGGGCGAGCCGAGCCGCAGGTCGACCAGGTAGTCCTGGACCCGCCCGTAGGGGCAGTAGACGTACTTGGCCCGGCCCGGCGGGGTGGTGGTGTAGTGGATGCCGCGGAGCACCCCGCGGGCGGACAGGTTGTGGCTGATGTCCTTCACCGGGAAGAGCGGCCGGCCCTGGCTCTCGGCGAACGCCGCGTCCTGGAAGGGGGAGGTGAACAGTCCGCGGTCGTCCTTGTGGACGGGGGGCGTGAACGCGTAGGCCCCCTCGATCCCCAGCTTCTGCACCTGCATGGTGGCGGTTCCTTCCGCGTACGGCACGACGCCGCGCGCCGGGCGTCGTGGGTCAATGGCGCTGACGGGTCTGCGGGCGGGGCGCGGGTCAGAGCGCGGCGAGCACCTCGCGCAGCGCGCCGACGACCTTGTGCTGCAGCCCT
Coding sequences:
- a CDS encoding NDP-hexose 2,3-dehydratase family protein, translated to MTTAAALRPRTAPELPARLARSAAATGHGHQLRTADVVGWLAERARAHRFAVRRVPLDRLDGWSFAPDTGNLVHRSGRFFSVEGLSVTVDEGPFRGWRQPIIHQPEVGILGILAKEFDGVLHFLMQAKMEPGNPNLLQLSPTVQATRSNYQRVHRGARVKHLEHFTDPARGRVLADSLQSEHGAWFYRKSNRNMLVETVDEVPPDEDFRWLTLGQLGELLRLDHVVNMDARTVLSCFPMAVVEPGALHSDTEVLSWFTAERARHDVTARLVPLAEVTDWTRGASRLERPDGRFFRVVGVAVEAGNREVTGWSQPLVEPRGTGVAAFLFRRVGEVPHLLAHAKVEAGFLDTVELAPTVQCTPENWDPLPPEDRPRFLGPVLAAVERGSAHYAAVHSEEGGRFLDADIRYLFVAADEDTAPLAEPPGYHWLTVGQLNSLTAHGHYVNVQARTLLSCLNSGAVRL
- a CDS encoding NAD-dependent epimerase/dehydratase, which translates into the protein MAVNPPLITLLGATGFVGSALLRELAARPVRIRAVSRRPAAVPADARAEVEVRAADLTEPGEMAAAVAGAHLVVHATLYSAATATWRVEDGDPAAERVNVGLVRDLVAALADREPGPPPGVLFTGAASQVGPTDKPVLDGSEEDRPAGAYDRQKLAAERLLLDASARGVLRGTSVRLPTVFGYGPHSTARDRGVVSAMARRALAGDAITMWHDGTVRRDLLYIDDLARALAAGVDHLDALAGRHWLLGTGEARPLGPVFEELAALVARRTGKPPVPVVSVEPPAHSEAGDFSDVVIDPSGFRSATGWSPHTPFTEALRRTVDHLADEALRESPGAGRPGPGRPAGAERAAGGRG
- the rfbC gene encoding dTDP-4-dehydrorhamnose 3,5-epimerase, whose amino-acid sequence is MQVQKLGIEGAYAFTPPVHKDDRGLFTSPFQDAAFAESQGRPLFPVKDISHNLSARGVLRGIHYTTTPPGRAKYVYCPYGRVQDYLVDLRLGSPTFGRWESTELGGEEARALYLPVGVGHAFLSLRDDSMVVYVMSEGYVPEHELAVSPLDPKLGLPVPQGYALAQSPRDTAAPTLAEAERRGLLPEYDTCRRVEAALWQ